A single Anopheles arabiensis isolate DONGOLA chromosome 2, AaraD3, whole genome shotgun sequence DNA region contains:
- the LOC120893361 gene encoding uncharacterized protein LOC120893361 isoform X1, which produces MRTVGGTVAGKHTDTKNHTMVHSGAIVPHYLLRPSSSAAVAAAARVATVLLDHQSSSSPSITTSPRLLQSVKPCVHLPSTVPPQPSERALVAASRLLASSCLSPNVWLSQPKSMSILIVLKGGQSTQRYSREEATRKKGRLIYEAHSPYRSATAVRKVPSTSKIDRRQQNYWCTRLL; this is translated from the exons ATGAGGACAGTGGGAGGAACTGTAGCAGGAAAACATACTGATACAAAG AACCACACAATGGTGCACAGTGGTGCGATAGTACCGCACTATCTGCTGCGACCATCATCTTCTGCCGCTGTCGCCGCTGCTGCACGCGTTGCCACCGTACTGCTGGACCatcagagcagcagcagtccgtCGATAACAACATCCCCTAGGCTACTACAGTCTGTAAAACCGTGCGTGCATTTGCCGTCAACCGTACCGCCGCAGCCTTCTGAGCGAGCGCTGGTTGCTGCGTCCCGATTGCTAGCGTCATCGTGTTTGTCGCCCAACGTGTGGCTGTCGCAGCCAAAGTCTATGTCAATTTTAATCGTCCTGAAAGGAGGGCAGTCGACACAGCGATACAGCAGAGAAGAAGCCACCCGGAAGAAGGGTAGACTCATTTACGAAGCCCACAGTCCCTACcgatcagcaacagcagtgcGAAAGGTACCGTCAACGTCGAAGATCGATCGTAGGCAGCAGAACTATTGGTGCACCAGGCTATTGTAA
- the LOC120894566 gene encoding craniofacial development protein 1: MNQEDYPSDSDASDEDFRPDKEVETGSELDSNDEEQEECGEQLEGKSSNGGGAKRKRKSVPTSRKKTKANEKEVKAHEKAHRSDEEKDEELDEEEEKRRTDALWADFLGGGGSSATSSSTSSTQQANGATSTRTSKPSVEVKKPVTEVKSSPRPKLFEFAGEQIVLTEEGGSKILASAESEKSSTVSTRPAAPKSTIPSRSSSGGLGAVLNQLSKKNQLSTLEKTKLDWTSFKRQEGIEEELQTHNKGKEGFLERRDFLERTDLRQFEIEKSFRQTKRSNR; encoded by the exons ATGAACCAGGAGGATTACCCGAGCGACAGTGATGCCAGCGATGAAGACTTCCGCCCGGACAAAGAGGTAGAAACCGGAAGCGAGTTAGATTCGAACGACGAGGAACAGGAAGAGTGCGGTGAGCAATTGGAAGGCAAATCGTCCAACGGAGGTGGTGCAAAGCGCAAGCGAAAATCAGTTCCAACCAGCAGGAAAAAGACAAAGGCAAATGAGAAGGAGGTGAAAGCTCACGAGAAAGCTCACCGATCCGATGAGGAAAAGGACGAAGAGTTAGATGAGGAGGAAGAGAAGCGAAGGACCGATGCGTTGTGGGCGGATTTTCTAGGCGGTGGTGGCAGTAGTGCGACCAGCTctagcaccagcagcacccaGCAAGCCAACGGTGCCACTTCCACCCGCACCAGCAAACCGAGCGTGGAGGTGAAAAAGCCCGTTACGGAGGTTAAATCCTCACCCAGGCCAAAG CTGTTTGAATTCGCCGGTGAACAGATCGTGCTGACCGAAGAGGGAGGCAGTAAGATTTTAGCTAGTGCCGAGAGTGAAAAGTCCTCTACGGTGTCCACACGACCGGCGGCACCGAAATCGACCATTCCTTCGCGCAGTTCCTCCGGCGGATTGGGGGCAGTATTAAATCAACTCAGTAAGAAAAACCAGCTGAGCACGCTGGAGAAAACGAAGCTCGATTGGACGAGCTTCAAGCGGCAGGAGGGCATCGAGGAGGAGCTGCAAACGCACAACAAGGGCAAGGAAGGGTTTCTGGAGCGGCGCGATTTCCTGGAGCGTACCGATTTGCGTCAGTTCGAGATAGAGAAATCGTTCCGGCAAACGAAGCGAAGTAATCGATAA
- the LOC120893361 gene encoding transmembrane protein 170B isoform X3 produces the protein MMYYGKDSSGGGISELDTIANVIGLKGVGTSSLRTFVEMWYHIFLWALFSSIFVHTCAAVIAFVTLRKHKFGRFFSIFIFVMGVLSPATGGVVNSTVIAFVHRASNFQMSPIAAMIWGVGQTIVSACFGFTRILATL, from the coding sequence ATGATGTACTATGGCAAGGACAGCAGTGGCGGTGGTATCTCGGAGCTGGACACGATAGCGAATGTGATCGGTCTGAAGGGTGTCGGTACGTCGTCGCTGCGCACGTTCGTCGAGATGTGGTACCACATCTTTCTGTGGGCCCTCTTCTCGTCCATCTTCGTGCACACGTGCGCGGCGGTCATCGCGTTCGTGACGTTGCGCAAGCACAAGTTCGGGCGCTTCTTTTCCATCTTCATCTTCGTGATGGGCGTCCTGTCGCCGGCGACCGGTGGCGTCGTCAACAGTACCGTCATTGCCTTTGTACACCGAGCCTCCAACTTTCAGATGTCGCCGATCGCGGCCATGATCTGGGGCGTCGGGCAGACCATCGTGTCCGCCTGCTTCGGGTTTACGCGCATCCTGGCCACACTGTAA
- the LOC120894565 gene encoding cysteine dioxygenase type 1 codes for MTSLAVMELNNNCGGDENRNEDCEKYLRELTKTFTGIDKPLKNARKCETLTDLIGELRKTFDSDHVNIEYVNHLMLSYQSNPAEWRKFAKFDRYRYTRNLVDAGNGKYNLMILCWNEGHASAIHDHADSHCFMKMLKGQLMETRYAWPKDATVTEDSKADIGSGQPAGEEVEYNGDELEELSRSTLETNGVCYINDTLGLHRVENPSHTDVAVSLHLYCPPFDVCSIFNKQNGKRTKCKVTFWSKFGKRESSNVN; via the exons atGACGTCGCTGGCGGTAATGGAGCTAAACAACAACTGCGGCGGCGATGAGAACCGGAACGAAGATTGCGAAAAGTATCTACGCGAGCTGACGAAAACCTTCACCGGCATCGACAAACCGCTCAAGAACGCAAGGAAGTGTGAAACGCTGACCGATTTGATCGGCGAGCTGCGCAAAACGTTCGACTCGGACCACGTCAACATCGAGTACGTGAACCATCTGATGCTGAGCTACCAGTCGAACCCGGCCGAGTGGCGCAAGTTTGCCAAATTCGACCGATACCG CTACACCCGAAATCTGGTAGATGCCGGTAATGGCAAGTACAACCTGATGATTCTCTGCTGGAACGAAGGGCACGCATCGGCCATCCACGATCATGCCGATTCGCATTGCTTCATGAAGATGCTCAAAGGACAGCTGATGGAGACGCGCTATGCCTGGCCGAAGGATGCGACGGTCACGGAGGACAGCAAGGCGGACATTGGTAGCGGTCAGCCGGCTGGCGAAGAGGTGGAATACAATGGGGACGAGCTGGAGGAGCTTTCGCGCAGCACGCTGGAAACGAATGGCGTGTGCTACATTAACGATACGCTCGGGCTGCACCGGGTCGAAAATCCGAGCCACACCGATGTGGCCGTCTCGCTGCACCTGTACTGCCCCCCGTTCGATGTGTGCTCCAtctttaacaaacaaaatggcaAGCGCACCAAGTGTAAGGTCACCTTCTGGAGCAAGTTCGGCAAACGAGAATCCTCT AATGTGAACTAG
- the LOC120893361 gene encoding uncharacterized protein LOC120893361 isoform X2, protein MVHSGAIVPHYLLRPSSSAAVAAAARVATVLLDHQSSSSPSITTSPRLLQSVKPCVHLPSTVPPQPSERALVAASRLLASSCLSPNVWLSQPKSMSILIVLKGGQSTQRYSREEATRKKGRLIYEAHSPYRSATAVRKVPSTSKIDRRQQNYWCTRLL, encoded by the coding sequence ATGGTGCACAGTGGTGCGATAGTACCGCACTATCTGCTGCGACCATCATCTTCTGCCGCTGTCGCCGCTGCTGCACGCGTTGCCACCGTACTGCTGGACCatcagagcagcagcagtccgtCGATAACAACATCCCCTAGGCTACTACAGTCTGTAAAACCGTGCGTGCATTTGCCGTCAACCGTACCGCCGCAGCCTTCTGAGCGAGCGCTGGTTGCTGCGTCCCGATTGCTAGCGTCATCGTGTTTGTCGCCCAACGTGTGGCTGTCGCAGCCAAAGTCTATGTCAATTTTAATCGTCCTGAAAGGAGGGCAGTCGACACAGCGATACAGCAGAGAAGAAGCCACCCGGAAGAAGGGTAGACTCATTTACGAAGCCCACAGTCCCTACcgatcagcaacagcagtgcGAAAGGTACCGTCAACGTCGAAGATCGATCGTAGGCAGCAGAACTATTGGTGCACCAGGCTATTGTAA